In Oscillatoria acuminata PCC 6304, a single window of DNA contains:
- a CDS encoding NfeD family protein: MAIDPISAILLFFSQLNPAVLWLAVGIILCVMELVLPTAFVEFLPGVSALIVAGLSLFIPNFFIQVLLWVGLSAAFIMLSRRFLSKQKVPKSLADAQEAQTLTAIPPGEAGRVIYDGNSWRAKCSDPEEAIAPHQPVFVVGRQGNTLIVIPEHLLQS; the protein is encoded by the coding sequence ATGGCAATTGACCCCATCTCTGCCATTCTCCTGTTTTTCAGTCAACTTAATCCGGCGGTTTTATGGTTAGCCGTTGGCATCATTCTCTGTGTGATGGAACTGGTTCTCCCCACTGCCTTTGTGGAATTTCTGCCCGGAGTCAGCGCCTTAATTGTTGCCGGACTCTCTTTATTTATCCCGAATTTTTTCATTCAGGTGCTGTTATGGGTGGGACTCTCTGCTGCCTTTATCATGCTGTCTAGGCGGTTTTTATCTAAACAAAAAGTACCCAAGTCCTTAGCGGATGCACAGGAGGCGCAAACCTTAACGGCAATTCCTCCGGGAGAGGCGGGACGGGTGATTTACGATGGCAACTCTTGGCGGGCTAAATGTTCGGATCCCGAAGAGGCGATCGCCCCCCATCAACCTGTCTTTGTCGTCGGACGCCAAGGAAATACCTTGATTGTCATTCCTGAGCATCTATTGCAGTCATAA
- a CDS encoding protein phosphatase 2C domain-containing protein — protein MSSSEPLYCPNPTCTQPENPVGNRFCDACQTPLLYRYLWAVGSAAAGYPIGELIGDRYLVVSPQIWLDTQPALAPFVPETLPEAIVAYLQLYPHRLHIPEVYGFCPLGEGPNAPNLLLLDNVPVDGNTATLYPGMLELWPQTPPVRQVYWLWQILQLWTPLRELGVASSLLKADNIRVQGSRIWLRELYGDASLITQPDLQDLGYHWLTWAGKVAAPVGDRLQEIGKQMRRPNAELQAVAPQVNQLLLELTAQLPLRLRVAGVSESGPNRHHNEDFCYPTLNDIAQTDKPHTHPLLNHLAVVCDGVGGHEGGEVASQLAVQALKLPIQALMREIAEEPGLAMPEVVSEQLEAILRVVNNTIAAQNDKQGRASRQRMGTTLVMTLQLPQKVTTPEGQEFPNAHELYVVQIGDSRAYWITPNYCQQLTVDDDVASREVRLGRAPYSQSVRRRDGGALTQALGTREGDLLRPQIQRFVVEEDGLLLLCSDGLSDNDRVEQFWSDCAHDLFSGAISVETAAQWWVDLANEKNGHDNVSVVLSYCRISPEKLVLFDPNQLPPTGLSEDELSDASRALLYEDEDPSEGPRRRSKGDRTGLTLQQTIALLVSVTLISAAIGFVAWWQIDSGGPTQLRERIFQQQE, from the coding sequence ATGAGCAGTTCTGAGCCACTCTATTGTCCGAATCCAACCTGTACCCAGCCTGAGAACCCGGTGGGAAATCGGTTCTGTGATGCTTGTCAAACCCCCTTGCTGTATCGCTACTTGTGGGCCGTGGGTTCCGCAGCAGCCGGGTATCCCATTGGCGAACTCATCGGCGATCGCTACCTTGTGGTAAGTCCCCAAATTTGGCTCGATACTCAACCCGCCTTGGCCCCCTTCGTTCCCGAGACTTTACCCGAGGCGATTGTGGCCTATCTTCAATTATATCCCCATCGCCTTCATATTCCCGAGGTCTATGGGTTTTGTCCCCTCGGGGAAGGACCCAATGCCCCCAATTTGTTATTACTCGATAATGTTCCGGTGGATGGCAACACCGCCACCCTCTATCCGGGAATGTTGGAACTCTGGCCCCAAACTCCCCCAGTTCGCCAAGTCTATTGGCTATGGCAAATTCTCCAACTCTGGACGCCCTTACGGGAATTAGGCGTCGCCTCTAGTTTACTCAAAGCCGATAATATCCGGGTCCAGGGATCGCGCATCTGGTTGCGAGAACTCTATGGCGATGCCAGTTTAATTACCCAACCGGATTTACAAGATTTAGGCTATCACTGGTTAACTTGGGCTGGAAAAGTGGCCGCCCCAGTGGGCGATCGCCTCCAAGAAATTGGCAAACAAATGCGCCGTCCCAATGCCGAACTACAGGCAGTCGCCCCCCAAGTCAACCAACTCCTCCTCGAACTCACCGCCCAATTACCCCTGCGTCTGCGCGTCGCCGGAGTCAGCGAATCAGGACCCAATCGCCACCATAACGAAGATTTCTGCTACCCCACCCTCAACGACATCGCCCAAACCGATAAACCCCATACCCATCCCCTCCTCAATCACTTAGCCGTAGTCTGTGATGGCGTCGGAGGACATGAAGGCGGGGAAGTCGCCAGCCAACTAGCCGTACAAGCCCTCAAACTGCCCATCCAAGCCCTAATGAGGGAAATCGCCGAAGAACCGGGACTCGCTATGCCCGAAGTCGTCAGCGAACAACTAGAAGCCATTCTGCGCGTCGTCAACAATACGATCGCCGCCCAAAATGACAAACAAGGACGGGCGTCCCGCCAGCGCATGGGGACCACCTTAGTCATGACCCTGCAACTCCCCCAGAAAGTCACCACCCCCGAGGGTCAAGAATTTCCCAACGCCCATGAACTGTATGTGGTTCAGATTGGCGATAGTCGCGCCTACTGGATTACTCCCAACTATTGTCAACAACTCACCGTAGATGATGATGTTGCCTCCCGTGAGGTCCGCCTCGGTCGCGCCCCTTATTCCCAATCCGTGCGAAGACGGGACGGAGGGGCCCTCACCCAAGCCCTCGGAACCCGGGAAGGGGACTTATTGCGCCCCCAGATTCAGCGGTTTGTCGTGGAAGAAGATGGCTTGCTGCTTCTGTGTTCCGACGGATTGAGCGATAATGATCGCGTTGAGCAGTTTTGGTCCGATTGCGCCCATGATTTGTTTAGCGGGGCAATTTCCGTCGAAACAGCGGCCCAATGGTGGGTAGACCTCGCCAATGAAAAGAACGGCCATGATAACGTTTCCGTCGTCCTCAGCTATTGCCGGATCTCCCCAGAAAAACTGGTCTTGTTCGACCCCAATCAACTCCCCCCCACGGGATTATCCGAGGATGAACTTTCCGATGCCTCCAGAGCCCTGCTTTATGAAGACGAAGACCCATCCGAGGGTCCTCGCCGCCGGTCCAAAGGCGATCGCACTGGATTAACCCTCCAGCAAACCATTGCCCTCCTAGTCTCCGTCACCCTAATCAGCGCAGCGATCGGTTTTGTTGCCTGGTGGCAAATCGACTCAGGAGGACCCACCCAACTCCGGGAAAGAATTTTCCAACAACAAGAATAA
- a CDS encoding SPFH domain-containing protein, giving the protein MEQFIFIIFLALGGSALAGSVKIINQGNEALVETLGKYNGRKLEPGLRLLTPFLDKVVYKGTIREKVLDIPPQQCITRDNVSISVDAVVYWRIMDMEKAYYKVENLQSAMVNLVLTQIRSEMGKLELDQTFTARSEINEILLRELDVSTDPWGVKVTRVELRDIVPSKAVQDSMELQMAAERRKRAAILTSEGEKESAVNNARGKAEAHVLDAEARQKAVILDAEAQQKTIVLKAQAVRQEQVLKAQATAEALQIIAKTLKTDPNARESLQFLVAQQYMEMGLKIGASESSKVMFMDPRTIPATLEGMRSIVSDQER; this is encoded by the coding sequence GTGGAACAATTCATCTTTATTATATTTTTGGCCCTCGGGGGTTCTGCCCTTGCCGGTAGTGTCAAAATTATCAATCAAGGAAATGAAGCCTTGGTTGAAACTTTGGGGAAATATAATGGCAGAAAATTAGAACCGGGACTGCGATTACTCACCCCATTTTTGGATAAAGTCGTTTACAAAGGAACGATTCGGGAAAAAGTCTTAGACATTCCACCTCAACAATGTATTACTCGGGATAATGTTTCGATTAGTGTGGATGCGGTGGTCTACTGGCGGATTATGGACATGGAAAAAGCCTACTATAAAGTAGAAAATCTCCAGTCGGCAATGGTGAACCTAGTCTTGACTCAAATCCGCTCAGAAATGGGTAAGCTGGAACTGGATCAAACCTTTACCGCCCGGTCCGAAATCAACGAGATTTTATTGCGAGAATTAGATGTTTCCACAGACCCTTGGGGAGTGAAAGTTACTCGGGTAGAATTGCGGGATATCGTCCCCTCCAAAGCAGTGCAAGATTCGATGGAATTGCAAATGGCAGCGGAACGTCGCAAACGGGCCGCCATTTTGACCTCTGAAGGGGAAAAGGAATCAGCAGTTAATAATGCCCGAGGCAAAGCAGAGGCGCACGTTTTAGATGCGGAAGCGCGTCAAAAAGCAGTCATTCTGGATGCAGAAGCGCAACAAAAGACAATTGTTTTAAAAGCGCAAGCGGTGCGCCAAGAGCAAGTTTTGAAAGCTCAAGCGACGGCAGAAGCCCTGCAAATTATCGCGAAAACCCTCAAAACTGACCCAAATGCTCGCGAATCTTTACAGTTTTTAGTCGCTCAACAATACATGGAAATGGGGTTAAAAATTGGCGCAAGTGAAAGCAGCAAAGTGATGTTTATGGACCCGCGCACGATTCCTGCTACCTTGGAAGGAATGCGATCGATTGTGAGTGACCAAGAACGGTAA
- a CDS encoding Fur family transcriptional regulator yields MTVKRTRSQERILNFLKTLNDSISAQDIYVELRHRNQSVSLATVYRALEALKLEGLVQVRTLANGESLYSCLKQDRHHLTCLQCGVSIPLDECPVHQLEVELQKAHRFKIFYHTLEFFGLCDKCHLLQQNGGV; encoded by the coding sequence ATGACAGTCAAACGCACCCGGTCTCAAGAACGTATTCTCAATTTCCTCAAAACCCTCAACGATTCCATTTCGGCCCAGGATATTTATGTCGAGTTGCGCCATCGCAACCAAAGCGTCAGTCTGGCAACCGTCTATCGCGCCTTGGAAGCGTTGAAGTTGGAAGGGTTGGTCCAGGTGCGGACCTTGGCAAATGGAGAGTCCCTTTATAGTTGCCTCAAGCAGGACCGACACCACCTGACTTGTTTACAATGTGGAGTATCCATTCCCTTAGATGAATGTCCGGTTCATCAGTTAGAAGTGGAACTACAAAAGGCTCACCGATTTAAGATATTTTACCATACCTTAGAGTTTTTTGGCCTCTGCGATAAATGTCATTTGCTGCAACAAAATGGCGGGGTATAA
- a CDS encoding ferredoxin-thioredoxin reductase variable chain, with protein MKVGDRVRITQSVIVYHSPEHRNQPYDVKGHEGEVIGIVTEWQGRPVSANLPVYVQFDKKFKAHFREDEIEAIE; from the coding sequence ATGAAAGTTGGCGATCGCGTCCGTATCACACAGTCGGTCATCGTTTACCACAGTCCCGAACATCGCAATCAACCCTATGATGTCAAGGGTCACGAAGGCGAAGTCATAGGCATTGTTACGGAATGGCAGGGGAGACCCGTTAGCGCTAATCTGCCGGTCTACGTTCAATTTGACAAAAAGTTTAAAGCCCATTTCCGCGAAGATGAGATAGAAGCTATTGAATAA
- a CDS encoding YdcF family protein, with amino-acid sequence MFLFLSKLLPVFIYPLGLSCLLMLVALITLWKRPKWASAAIASALVILLLSSNGWVATGIAQSLEWQNLPSGELPNAAAIVVLGGGIKPAIYPRPWVDVSEAGDRVLYGAELYNQGKAPVVILSGGRIDWKGGGPPEAEDMAQIVAAMGVPTSAILLESNSLNTYQNAVEVRKLLEGRNIEKRVLLVTSATHMPRSLRIFQRQGIEAIPAPTDFLVSQQEIDELSESWQSVTLNILPDAYRLQQTTQSLKEYIGTLIYRLRGWL; translated from the coding sequence ATGTTTTTATTTCTTTCCAAGCTGCTTCCCGTCTTCATTTACCCTCTCGGACTCAGTTGTTTATTGATGTTGGTTGCATTAATAACCTTATGGAAACGTCCGAAATGGGCATCGGCGGCGATCGCCTCGGCATTGGTAATATTACTCCTGAGCAGTAATGGATGGGTTGCCACCGGCATTGCCCAATCCCTGGAATGGCAGAATTTACCCTCTGGAGAACTCCCTAATGCAGCAGCGATTGTTGTATTAGGCGGCGGCATCAAACCGGCGATTTACCCCCGTCCCTGGGTGGATGTCAGCGAAGCGGGCGATCGCGTCCTGTATGGGGCCGAACTCTACAATCAGGGAAAAGCACCTGTGGTCATTCTTTCCGGGGGTCGCATTGACTGGAAAGGCGGAGGCCCCCCGGAAGCCGAAGACATGGCCCAGATTGTAGCAGCAATGGGGGTCCCAACTTCCGCGATTCTCCTGGAATCCAATTCCCTGAATACTTATCAGAATGCGGTGGAAGTCCGGAAACTCCTAGAAGGGCGAAATATTGAAAAACGGGTCTTACTCGTCACCTCCGCCACCCATATGCCGCGATCGCTGCGGATCTTCCAGCGTCAAGGCATCGAAGCGATTCCTGCACCCACAGATTTTCTCGTCTCCCAACAGGAAATCGACGAACTCTCCGAATCCTGGCAATCCGTGACCCTGAACATTCTCCCAGATGCCTATCGCCTGCAACAAACCACCCAATCTCTCAAAGAATATATTGGCACCCTCATCTATCGTCTCAGAGGTTGGTTGTAA
- a CDS encoding PAS domain S-box protein has translation MKLQTKLVSSFLGLTAIVALLGITHVSSNQNISKRIEAISTRKVPRIVALKEIKVTSLRMITEVTSYALLQSELERLGETRNNAPTVVEGESREYQEAYQNLQTWLVELDQLTPNTGEEREFLVEVMQLTQEVDRIAQEIIQLKSQNVTRPILNNYRELEELQETFISKLSYQTSQSIFALQEEQRLIIDQTSQSNLINIILIILIALLGISLGLLLAENIAKPIIKLKNAAIAIGQGKLDVRVHINSSSEIGILAEAFNSMAEELTKKTVSKHYVDNIFKSLIDALIVLNPDGTIQDFNFATLFLLGYEDDTELLGRPISHLLKDRLTYDELATQAGIANSLIGRKEVEFLSKDGQVIPVYFSASVMRDQGGSIQAIVCLAQDIRERKRAEAALRESEYRYHTLASISPVGIFRMSQKGRFLYVNERLSQITGLTENQAKTGDWFEAIHPSDRSRVIQEWNESVKEQLPFQSEFRFLHENGTERWVWGQAVCQSDKDCNGSDYVGTIADITERKGMEEALQQANDELETRVQNRTFELRQALEQLQRESLERKLVAEALHQSQERLNGILQSIDDVVWSVSGTTSEMLYLSPAVETIYERPASTFFENFNLWQEVIYPKDQSMVNLAFQNSLETGTTDVEYRIVRPSGEVRWLRQRTRLVRDRDGNPLRIDGIASDITDRKQAEAQLRKSELRYRKLAKQEALINRLTDQIRNSLEIDTILETAVSEIRSLLQVDRCLFIWYRPQGLEKNNSSHNGATSTLSPCWEVVKESHSPDLTSLLGYYPTDPESSLMAQLLNRETIQVDDVRQSQNPDPLKLQAASGYQAFVALPIQTLNGEIGLVSCGHCQGPRRWSDRELLLLKAIANQVAIAISQAELYTRATDSARHAREKAQQLQQTLRELQKTQTQLIQTEKMSSLGQMVAGVAHEINNPVSFIYGNIEPANEYIHNLLHLLELYQTHYAEPDPEIQEVIEEIDLEFIIDDLPKLLSSMKVGANRIREIVLSLRNFSRLDESQMKSVNLHEGIDSTLLILQNRLKAKPGRAEIKIIKDYDNLPLVECYGGELNQVFMNLLSNAIDALERPLQKNNSKHNTALVPGVTQTESDAAIAPANYAPYIRIQTTRQGINQIEIRISDNGTGMTEQVRQRIFDPFFTTKPVGAGTGLGLSISYQIIVEKHRGQLECVSTPGRGTEFLISLPIHPAESTGKR, from the coding sequence ATGAAGTTACAAACAAAATTAGTTTCCAGCTTTTTGGGGTTAACAGCCATTGTTGCTCTCCTGGGCATTACTCATGTCAGTTCTAATCAAAACATCAGTAAAAGAATCGAGGCAATTTCTACTCGAAAAGTCCCCAGAATTGTTGCCTTAAAGGAAATCAAAGTAACTTCTTTGCGGATGATCACCGAAGTCACCTCCTACGCTTTACTCCAATCAGAACTAGAGCGTTTGGGTGAAACCCGCAACAATGCCCCTACTGTCGTAGAGGGAGAATCCAGGGAATATCAAGAAGCCTATCAAAATCTACAAACATGGCTCGTTGAATTAGACCAGCTAACTCCGAACACCGGTGAGGAGCGAGAGTTTCTAGTGGAGGTGATGCAACTCACCCAAGAGGTTGACCGAATTGCTCAAGAAATTATTCAATTAAAATCTCAAAATGTAACTCGCCCCATCTTAAATAACTATCGGGAGTTAGAAGAATTACAAGAAACTTTTATCAGCAAACTAAGTTATCAAACCTCACAATCAATTTTTGCCTTGCAAGAAGAACAGAGATTGATTATAGATCAGACTTCTCAGTCTAACTTGATTAATATTATTCTCATCATTTTAATCGCCCTTTTAGGCATTAGCTTGGGACTCCTCCTCGCCGAAAATATTGCAAAACCGATTATCAAACTCAAAAATGCCGCCATTGCCATCGGGCAAGGTAAATTGGATGTCCGCGTTCATATCAACAGTAGCAGCGAAATTGGCATTTTAGCAGAAGCCTTTAATAGCATGGCAGAGGAACTTACTAAAAAAACGGTATCCAAGCATTATGTTGATAATATTTTTAAATCCCTCATTGATGCTTTAATTGTCTTAAATCCTGATGGAACCATTCAAGATTTTAATTTTGCCACTTTATTCTTGCTGGGTTATGAAGACGACACCGAACTGTTAGGGCGGCCTATCAGTCACCTCTTGAAAGACCGGCTCACCTATGATGAATTGGCGACTCAAGCTGGAATAGCCAATAGCTTAATCGGTCGAAAAGAAGTAGAGTTTTTAAGTAAAGATGGGCAAGTTATTCCGGTCTATTTTTCCGCATCAGTGATGCGAGACCAAGGGGGTTCTATTCAGGCGATCGTCTGTTTAGCCCAGGATATCCGCGAGCGAAAACGAGCCGAAGCTGCCCTACGAGAAAGCGAATATCGCTATCATACCTTGGCCTCAATTTCCCCGGTGGGCATCTTCCGGATGAGTCAAAAAGGACGATTTTTGTACGTGAATGAGCGCTTATCTCAAATTACCGGACTCACCGAAAACCAAGCTAAGACGGGAGATTGGTTTGAAGCAATTCATCCAAGCGATCGCAGTCGGGTAATCCAGGAATGGAATGAGTCTGTAAAAGAGCAATTACCTTTCCAATCGGAGTTTCGGTTTTTACATGAAAATGGCACCGAACGATGGGTGTGGGGTCAAGCTGTTTGCCAAAGCGACAAAGACTGCAACGGCAGCGATTATGTAGGAACTATTGCCGATATCACCGAACGCAAGGGGATGGAGGAGGCCCTACAACAAGCCAATGACGAATTAGAAACTCGGGTCCAAAATCGCACCTTTGAGTTAAGGCAAGCATTGGAACAATTGCAACGGGAATCCTTGGAACGAAAGTTAGTCGCGGAGGCATTACATCAAAGTCAAGAACGGCTCAACGGTATATTACAGTCTATCGATGATGTCGTCTGGTCCGTTTCCGGAACCACTTCAGAAATGCTTTATTTGAGTCCGGCAGTGGAAACAATTTATGAAAGACCTGCCTCCACGTTTTTTGAAAACTTCAATCTCTGGCAGGAAGTGATATATCCCAAGGATCAGTCTATGGTGAATCTGGCTTTTCAAAACAGTCTGGAAACTGGCACTACAGATGTGGAATATCGGATTGTGAGACCCTCTGGGGAGGTACGCTGGTTGCGGCAACGCACCCGGTTAGTGCGCGATCGCGACGGCAATCCCCTGCGAATCGATGGCATCGCCAGCGATATCACCGATCGCAAACAAGCGGAAGCCCAATTACGCAAATCCGAATTACGCTATCGCAAACTCGCCAAACAAGAAGCCTTAATTAACCGACTCACGGACCAAATCCGGAACTCCTTAGAAATCGACACCATTCTGGAAACTGCTGTGAGTGAAATCCGGTCCTTGTTGCAGGTTGATCGCTGTTTATTTATCTGGTATCGTCCCCAAGGCTTGGAAAAAAACAACAGTTCTCACAATGGCGCAACTTCCACTCTGTCACCTTGCTGGGAAGTGGTCAAAGAATCTCACAGCCCGGACTTAACCAGCCTTTTGGGTTACTATCCTACGGATCCCGAGAGTTCTCTGATGGCTCAACTGTTGAATCGAGAAACCATTCAGGTAGATGACGTGAGGCAATCTCAGAATCCCGACCCCCTGAAATTACAAGCAGCATCCGGTTATCAAGCATTTGTGGCGTTACCGATTCAAACCCTGAATGGGGAAATTGGCTTAGTCAGTTGTGGGCATTGTCAGGGTCCTCGCCGATGGAGCGATCGCGAACTGTTACTCCTCAAAGCGATCGCCAATCAAGTGGCGATCGCCATTTCCCAAGCCGAACTATACACCCGCGCCACCGACTCCGCCCGCCACGCCCGAGAAAAAGCCCAACAACTCCAACAAACCTTACGAGAACTGCAAAAAACCCAAACCCAACTGATCCAAACCGAAAAAATGTCCAGTCTCGGTCAAATGGTTGCCGGAGTTGCCCACGAAATTAATAATCCCGTTAGCTTCATCTATGGAAATATCGAACCCGCCAACGAATACATCCACAACTTACTCCATTTATTAGAGTTATATCAAACCCACTATGCAGAACCCGACCCGGAAATCCAAGAAGTCATCGAAGAAATTGATTTAGAATTTATTATTGATGACCTCCCCAAACTCTTGTCCTCCATGAAAGTTGGAGCTAATCGCATCCGCGAAATCGTCCTATCTTTGAGAAACTTCTCCCGGCTAGATGAATCTCAAATGAAATCGGTTAACCTCCATGAAGGCATCGATAGCACTCTTTTAATCCTTCAAAATCGCCTCAAAGCTAAACCTGGACGGGCTGAAATTAAAATCATTAAAGACTATGACAATTTGCCCCTTGTTGAATGCTATGGCGGCGAACTGAATCAAGTCTTTATGAACCTGCTGAGTAATGCGATCGATGCTTTAGAACGACCCTTACAAAAAAACAACTCAAAACACAATACAGCCCTTGTACCCGGGGTCACCCAGACCGAATCCGATGCAGCCATAGCCCCCGCCAATTATGCCCCTTACATCCGCATTCAAACCACCCGCCAGGGGATAAACCAGATTGAAATCAGGATTTCGGACAACGGCACCGGCATGACCGAGCAAGTCAGACAGAGAATATTTGACCCATTTTTTACCACCAAACCCGTCGGTGCCGGAACCGGCTTAGGCTTATCCATCAGCTATCAAATCATCGTTGAAAAACATCGCGGACAACTCGAATGCGTTTCCACCCCCGGAAGGGGAACGGAATTTTTGATTTCCCTCCCCATTCATCCGGCGGAGTCTACGGGTAAAAGATGA
- the purS gene encoding phosphoribosylformylglycinamidine synthase subunit PurS — protein sequence MTLKKYQAHIYVTLRPSVLDPAGTAVESGLQKMGDRNVEGVRIGKYVELTITSESPEAATKQLDRICDQLLANPVIENYRFELVEVATMMKAGA from the coding sequence GTGACTTTAAAGAAATATCAGGCTCATATCTATGTTACTCTGCGGCCTTCGGTTTTGGATCCGGCAGGGACTGCTGTGGAGTCGGGATTGCAGAAAATGGGCGATCGCAATGTGGAAGGGGTCCGCATTGGCAAATATGTGGAATTGACGATAACTTCGGAATCCCCTGAAGCAGCAACGAAACAACTCGATCGCATCTGTGACCAACTTTTAGCCAATCCTGTGATTGAGAATTATCGGTTCGAGTTAGTTGAAGTGGCAACCATGATGAAGGCGGGGGCATAA
- a CDS encoding eCIS core domain-containing protein encodes MQAKVQGHTTATPAVEHFPKNSNLLSRLTQCEPEPESPQTQSELGNPGPLSSGLPTPPSAPHFPIQAKLTVGAVGDQYEQEADQVARQVVNRIQAPQVHLNSSQSNPVQRKISIQAFGGEGGEVSREWEDQLNRARGTGQPLASSLRGPMEREFGADFSGVRVHTGGEAGALTRSIQAKAFTTGQDVFFGQGAYQPGSRGGQELIAHELTHVVQQKGKTVQRSLLSGQKNSPHSAKVTQSQSKGQSSPGNLKKFKNDALVVKEFVTAEHKQAIAAYCKKNNVILSVRDTGNLSLQRINEGAKAKPHTILEKSIKESSLATAHPEAAKALKDGVKLEVPPMIEGVSLDDLKGFVGHWEKATGKLLGLRVDKRDTKPKTYAEVARASGTGNKESEHTHALLLLQPYIEGKDTDSPYIPLKKFKQFQEDLGPKWKHYLYTGDYDLHEVYKHNKTLLEGSREKARLLTGINTQIARNQKENGLPVRKGKIAAHEKTVKIGKGSSARKVPASILHTEAESDYAMIQHGDQMGYITNQLHEGRLKQETRDDKAQLVDAVAQESPGPLAWCVRGEWYVTKNKDEHQELRRAVSVTASSGWLKKSQDAIKAGKSRTLEIKTNQPTPLGKV; translated from the coding sequence GTGCAAGCAAAGGTCCAAGGCCATACCACCGCCACCCCTGCCGTGGAGCATTTCCCCAAAAATAGTAATCTGCTTTCTCGCCTGACCCAGTGCGAACCTGAACCTGAATCGCCACAAACCCAGTCAGAACTTGGCAACCCAGGCCCATTGTCATCCGGGCTACCCACGCCTCCATCTGCTCCACACTTTCCGATTCAAGCCAAACTGACCGTGGGTGCAGTTGGGGATCAGTACGAGCAAGAGGCGGACCAAGTAGCGCGGCAAGTCGTCAATCGCATCCAGGCTCCCCAGGTCCATCTCAACAGCAGTCAGTCCAATCCTGTACAGCGGAAAATCTCCATTCAGGCATTTGGCGGGGAAGGTGGAGAGGTTTCGAGGGAATGGGAAGACCAGTTAAACCGAGCTAGAGGTACGGGTCAGCCTTTGGCGTCATCCCTGAGAGGGCCGATGGAGCGAGAGTTTGGCGCAGATTTTAGCGGCGTGCGGGTGCATACGGGAGGAGAGGCAGGTGCTCTAACAAGGTCGATTCAGGCGAAAGCCTTTACCACCGGGCAGGATGTATTCTTTGGGCAGGGAGCGTATCAGCCGGGGAGTCGTGGGGGTCAGGAGTTAATCGCCCATGAGTTAACCCATGTGGTGCAGCAGAAGGGCAAGACGGTGCAGCGCTCACTTTTATCAGGGCAAAAAAACTCGCCACACTCAGCAAAGGTCACCCAATCTCAATCCAAGGGACAGTCTTCCCCGGGTAATCTCAAAAAATTCAAGAACGATGCGTTGGTTGTGAAGGAATTCGTCACAGCGGAGCATAAGCAAGCGATCGCAGCCTACTGCAAAAAGAATAACGTCATCCTTTCTGTGCGTGACACAGGCAACCTATCCCTTCAGCGAATCAACGAAGGAGCCAAAGCGAAGCCACACACCATTTTAGAGAAATCAATCAAAGAGAGTTCTTTAGCAACCGCACACCCAGAGGCAGCAAAGGCATTGAAAGACGGCGTAAAATTGGAAGTACCCCCAATGATTGAAGGGGTTAGTCTCGATGACCTCAAGGGATTTGTTGGGCATTGGGAGAAAGCTACAGGCAAGCTACTGGGTCTAAGAGTAGACAAACGAGACACGAAACCAAAAACTTACGCAGAAGTCGCCAGAGCAAGTGGAACAGGAAATAAAGAGTCAGAGCATACTCACGCCCTATTATTACTCCAGCCCTATATCGAAGGAAAGGACACAGATAGCCCCTACATCCCCCTGAAAAAGTTTAAACAGTTTCAGGAGGATCTAGGACCTAAATGGAAACACTATTTATATACCGGAGACTACGATTTACACGAAGTCTACAAACATAACAAGACTCTACTCGAAGGCTCCAGAGAAAAGGCCAGATTACTGACTGGAATCAACACCCAAATCGCCAGAAATCAGAAGGAGAATGGCCTCCCAGTGAGAAAGGGTAAAATCGCAGCCCATGAAAAAACAGTGAAGATAGGCAAAGGCTCAAGTGCAAGGAAAGTTCCTGCAAGTATCCTTCATACAGAGGCCGAATCCGACTACGCAATGATCCAGCATGGTGATCAAATGGGATACATTACAAATCAACTTCATGAGGGCAGACTCAAGCAAGAAACAAGAGATGATAAAGCCCAATTGGTAGACGCGGTGGCACAGGAGAGTCCCGGTCCCCTAGCTTGGTGCGTCAGAGGAGAGTGGTATGTCACGAAAAACAAAGATGAACACCAAGAATTGCGCCGTGCAGTGAGTGTAACTGCTAGTTCTGGATGGCTGAAAAAATCACAGGACGCGATCAAGGCAGGTAAGAGTAGAACGTTAGAGATCAAGACGAATCAACCGACTCCATTGGGGAAAGTTTAA